In Streptomyces sp. NBC_01408, one DNA window encodes the following:
- a CDS encoding ABC transporter permease — protein sequence MTAPLHDTSAETPAPVSVADVPAKAIEGRSPGRIAWMRLKRDKIALTGGVVVILLILVAVFAPQIVSLLGHPPNEFHEDLLDPDLGTPIGSFGGMSSEFLLGVEPTNGRDVFSRIVYGARISLVVAFLAAFVSVVIGSLLGALAGFLGGWVDGVISRVMDLLLAFPQLLFTIALVSVVPNSLWGFEGSGVRMGVLVVVIGFFGWPYIGRIVRGQTISLREREYVEAARSLGAGRGYILIKELLPNLVAPILVYATLIIPTNILTEAALSFLGAGVKPPTASWGKMLSDAVPIYQDDPMYMVVPGITIFITVLAFNLFGDGLRDALDPKGS from the coding sequence ATGACGGCACCACTGCATGACACGAGCGCGGAAACCCCCGCTCCCGTGTCCGTAGCCGACGTCCCTGCCAAGGCCATCGAAGGCCGCTCGCCCGGCCGCATCGCCTGGATGCGGCTCAAGCGCGACAAGATCGCGCTGACCGGCGGCGTGGTCGTGATCCTCCTGATCCTGGTGGCAGTCTTCGCGCCGCAGATCGTGAGCCTGCTGGGCCACCCGCCCAACGAGTTCCACGAGGACCTGCTCGACCCGGACCTGGGCACGCCGATCGGTTCGTTCGGCGGCATGAGCTCCGAGTTCCTGCTGGGCGTCGAACCCACCAACGGGCGCGACGTCTTCAGCCGGATCGTCTACGGCGCCCGGATCTCGCTGGTCGTCGCCTTCCTGGCGGCCTTCGTGTCGGTCGTCATCGGCAGCCTGCTCGGCGCGCTCGCCGGCTTCCTCGGCGGCTGGGTCGACGGCGTCATCAGCCGCGTGATGGACCTGCTGCTGGCCTTCCCGCAGCTGCTGTTCACCATCGCCCTGGTCTCCGTGGTGCCCAACTCCCTCTGGGGATTCGAGGGTTCGGGCGTCCGGATGGGCGTACTGGTCGTCGTCATCGGCTTCTTCGGATGGCCGTACATCGGCCGTATCGTCCGCGGCCAGACGATCTCCCTGCGGGAGCGCGAGTACGTCGAGGCCGCACGCAGCCTCGGAGCAGGCCGCGGCTACATCCTGATCAAGGAGCTGCTGCCCAACCTGGTCGCCCCGATCCTCGTCTACGCGACGCTGATCATCCCGACCAACATCCTGACGGAGGCGGCCCTCAGCTTCCTCGGCGCCGGCGTCAAACCGCCGACCGCCTCCTGGGGAAAGATGCTGTCCGACGCCGTCCCCATCTACCAGGACGACCCCATGTACATGGTGGTCCCCGGTATCACGATCTTCATCACCGTCCTGGCGTTCAACCTCTTCGGGGACGGGCTGCGTGACGCACTCGACCCCAAGGGCAGCTGA
- a CDS encoding enhanced serine sensitivity protein SseB C-terminal domain-containing protein, with amino-acid sequence MSASGTAAAGQVEHMLRQVTPGRFESYESLLHALAEGRLWMLLWQGQPGSPDAQYGGMEVESLGYAPCVTSPQELAASGWNRGYEVVTGRDIARALYPDRWGLWLNPHAQGGGIGIPWADLRRIATGLDRMPAGPLRLSEPAIELPQFYGLLTQHAHRTPAVRSLRRAWVQPAIGSAYLAVGLDLYDASAPALESVREMMRQSVGVVPEGVPVCTVALGDEHDPVAMWLRAQTRPFYDREGQAPSY; translated from the coding sequence GTGAGTGCGTCAGGCACGGCCGCGGCCGGGCAGGTCGAGCACATGCTGCGCCAGGTGACTCCCGGGCGCTTTGAGAGCTACGAGTCACTCCTGCACGCCCTCGCCGAGGGCCGGCTGTGGATGCTGCTCTGGCAAGGGCAGCCGGGCTCCCCGGACGCCCAGTACGGCGGCATGGAGGTCGAGAGCCTGGGTTACGCGCCCTGCGTGACCTCGCCGCAGGAGCTGGCCGCCAGCGGCTGGAACCGGGGCTACGAGGTGGTCACCGGGCGGGACATCGCCCGCGCCCTCTACCCGGACCGCTGGGGACTGTGGCTCAACCCGCACGCCCAGGGCGGCGGCATCGGCATTCCCTGGGCCGACCTGCGCCGGATCGCGACCGGGCTGGACCGGATGCCGGCCGGGCCGCTGCGGCTGTCGGAGCCCGCCATCGAGCTCCCCCAGTTCTACGGGCTGCTGACCCAGCACGCGCACCGCACGCCCGCCGTCCGGTCGCTGCGCCGGGCCTGGGTGCAGCCCGCGATCGGGTCGGCGTACCTCGCGGTCGGGCTCGACCTGTACGACGCCTCCGCGCCCGCGCTGGAATCCGTACGGGAGATGATGCGCCAGTCGGTCGGCGTGGTCCCCGAGGGCGTCCCCGTGTGCACGGTCGCGCTGGGGGACGAGCACGACCCCGTCGCGATGTGGCTGCGCGCGCAGACCCGCCCCTTCTACGACCGCGAGGGCCAGGCCCCGTCGTACTGA
- a CDS encoding enhanced serine sensitivity protein SseB translates to MQGSGWPGNELEQVLGTALGQPDAGGRILEVLGRSQVWVPLPGGGGPDSAGLSLPTMDIGGAAYVPVYSSEAQFLACVGPGMDFAVAPAVEFARGLPPQLGIAVNPEGAVGVPLPPAAVAELCRTGRTPLDGPATGGRVRLYEPDWQDDPVDFLAAAAEEFRAVGVVTAAYRCLASVEGGAPQLFIGVRLVGWDPGTQGAPMEALGRALARVPAPWPVQLILLDAAEDPVTDWIRERVRPFYVP, encoded by the coding sequence ATGCAGGGCAGCGGCTGGCCGGGGAATGAGCTGGAGCAGGTGCTCGGGACGGCACTGGGGCAGCCGGACGCCGGCGGGCGGATCCTCGAGGTGCTCGGGCGCAGCCAGGTGTGGGTGCCGCTGCCCGGCGGCGGCGGTCCCGACTCGGCCGGCCTCAGCCTGCCCACGATGGACATCGGCGGGGCGGCGTACGTGCCGGTGTACAGCTCCGAGGCCCAGTTCCTCGCCTGCGTCGGCCCCGGCATGGACTTCGCGGTGGCCCCCGCCGTCGAGTTCGCCCGCGGGCTGCCCCCGCAGCTCGGCATCGCCGTGAACCCCGAGGGCGCCGTCGGCGTCCCGCTGCCGCCCGCCGCCGTCGCCGAGCTGTGCCGGACCGGCCGGACCCCGCTCGACGGGCCGGCCACCGGTGGCCGGGTCCGGCTGTACGAGCCCGACTGGCAGGACGACCCTGTGGACTTCCTGGCCGCCGCCGCCGAGGAGTTCCGCGCCGTCGGGGTGGTCACCGCGGCCTACCGCTGCCTCGCGAGCGTCGAGGGCGGGGCGCCGCAGCTGTTCATCGGTGTCCGCCTGGTGGGATGGGACCCCGGGACGCAAGGCGCCCCGATGGAGGCCCTCGGGCGGGCCCTGGCCCGCGTCCCGGCGCCCTGGCCCGTGCAGTTGATTCTCCTGGACGCCGCGGAGGACCCGGTCACGGACTGGATTCGTGAGCGCGTACGCCCCTTCTACGTCCCGTAG
- a CDS encoding AAA family ATPase yields MTVRRFGLLATTGTVDGVPAQRGARGRTGAPEAGLGRVRDLRGPGVSGPQRLGFAEGDIVVVSGLPGGGKSTLIKRAAAEGGSIDSQDTRERWERRMPAALPYAVYRPLVRADHYWGLWRTLRSGASVVVHDCGTQTWVRALLAASARRRGRALHLLLLDSSAEEALAGQAARGRRVSAYAFARHRGAVARLLRDAESGLPPAGCASATLLDRASATTVSRISFHG; encoded by the coding sequence ATCACTGTGCGGCGATTCGGACTGCTGGCGACGACCGGGACCGTGGACGGGGTTCCGGCACAGCGTGGTGCGCGGGGGCGCACGGGCGCGCCGGAAGCCGGTCTCGGCCGGGTCCGCGACCTGCGCGGGCCGGGCGTCAGCGGCCCCCAGCGGCTCGGTTTCGCCGAGGGGGACATCGTCGTGGTCTCCGGCCTGCCGGGAGGCGGCAAGAGCACCCTGATCAAGCGGGCGGCCGCCGAAGGCGGCTCCATCGACTCCCAGGACACCCGTGAGCGCTGGGAGCGCCGGATGCCGGCCGCGCTGCCCTACGCCGTGTACCGGCCGCTGGTCCGGGCCGACCACTACTGGGGACTGTGGCGGACCCTGCGCTCCGGCGCCTCGGTCGTCGTCCACGACTGCGGTACGCAGACCTGGGTACGGGCCCTGCTCGCGGCCTCCGCGCGCCGCCGGGGCCGGGCGCTGCACCTGCTGCTGCTCGACAGCAGCGCCGAGGAAGCGCTGGCCGGGCAGGCCGCCCGGGGCCGGCGCGTGTCCGCGTACGCCTTCGCCCGGCACCGCGGGGCCGTGGCCCGCCTGCTCCGCGACGCCGAGTCCGGCCTCCCGCCGGCCGGCTGCGCCTCGGCGACCCTCCTGGACCGGGCCTCCGCGACGACGGTCAGCCGGATCTCCTTCCACGGCTGA
- the gcvT gene encoding glycine cleavage system aminomethyltransferase GcvT gives MSTAPRLTALDALHRSLGATMTDFAGWDMPLRYGSERDEHNAVRTKAGLFDLSHMGEITLTGREAVKVLDYALVGNISTVGVGRARYTHICQEDGGIVDDLIVYRLGETEYMVVANASNAQVVLDAITERATGFDAEVRDDRDAYALLAVQGPESPGILASLTDADLDGLKYYAGLPGTVAGVPALIARTGYTGEDGFELFVSPEHAVELWQALTKAGEGVGLVPAGLSCRDTLRLEAGMPLYGHELNTSLTPFDAGLGRVVKFEKEGDFVGRAALESAAERAATNPPRKLVGLIAEGRRVPRAGFSVVAVGGPAGQVIGEVTSGAPSPTLGKPIAMAYVDAAHAAPGTSGVGVDIRGTHEPYEVVALPFYKRQK, from the coding sequence ATGAGCACTGCCCCCCGTCTGACCGCCCTCGATGCGCTGCACCGTTCCCTCGGTGCGACCATGACCGATTTCGCGGGCTGGGACATGCCGCTGCGGTACGGCAGCGAGCGCGACGAGCACAACGCCGTGCGCACCAAGGCCGGCCTCTTCGACCTCTCCCACATGGGCGAGATCACGCTGACCGGCCGCGAGGCCGTCAAGGTCCTGGACTACGCGCTGGTCGGCAACATCTCGACCGTCGGTGTCGGCCGCGCCCGCTACACGCACATCTGCCAGGAGGACGGCGGGATCGTCGACGACCTGATCGTCTACCGCCTGGGCGAGACCGAGTACATGGTCGTCGCCAACGCCTCCAACGCCCAGGTCGTCCTGGACGCGATCACCGAGCGTGCCACCGGTTTCGACGCCGAGGTCCGTGACGACCGCGACGCGTACGCGCTGCTCGCGGTGCAGGGCCCGGAGTCCCCCGGCATCCTCGCGTCGCTCACCGACGCCGATCTGGACGGCCTCAAGTACTACGCCGGCCTGCCGGGCACGGTCGCCGGGGTGCCCGCGCTGATCGCGCGTACGGGCTACACGGGCGAGGACGGCTTCGAGCTGTTCGTCTCGCCCGAGCACGCCGTGGAGCTGTGGCAGGCGCTGACCAAGGCGGGCGAGGGCGTCGGCCTGGTCCCGGCCGGGCTGTCCTGCCGCGACACCCTGCGCCTGGAGGCGGGCATGCCGCTGTACGGGCACGAGCTGAACACCTCCCTCACCCCGTTCGACGCGGGGCTGGGCCGGGTAGTGAAGTTCGAGAAGGAGGGCGACTTCGTCGGCCGCGCCGCCCTGGAGTCCGCCGCCGAGCGCGCCGCCACCAACCCGCCGCGCAAGCTGGTCGGCCTGATCGCCGAGGGCCGCCGCGTCCCGCGCGCCGGGTTCTCAGTTGTCGCCGTCGGCGGGCCCGCCGGCCAGGTGATCGGCGAGGTCACCTCGGGCGCGCCCTCCCCGACCCTGGGCAAGCCGATCGCGATGGCGTACGTGGACGCGGCGCACGCCGCGCCCGGCACCTCCGGCGTCGGCGTCGACATTCGCGGTACGCATGAGCCGTACGAGGTCGTGGCCCTGCCGTTCTACAAGCGGCAGAAGTAG
- the gcvH gene encoding glycine cleavage system protein GcvH, translated as MSNPEKLRYTKEHEWLSDAVDGVATVGITEFAANALGDVVYAQLPEVGDTVTEGETCGELESTKSVSDLYSPVSGEIVESNQDVVEDPALVNSAPLEGGWLFKVRISEEPKDVLSAEQYAALTAGN; from the coding sequence ATGAGCAACCCCGAGAAGCTGCGTTACACCAAGGAGCACGAGTGGCTGTCGGACGCCGTGGACGGCGTCGCGACGGTCGGCATCACGGAGTTCGCGGCCAACGCGCTCGGTGACGTCGTCTACGCCCAGCTCCCCGAGGTCGGCGACACCGTGACCGAGGGCGAGACCTGCGGCGAGCTGGAGTCGACCAAGTCGGTCAGCGACCTGTACTCCCCCGTCTCCGGCGAGATCGTCGAGTCCAACCAGGACGTCGTGGAGGACCCGGCGCTGGTGAACTCCGCCCCCCTCGAGGGTGGCTGGCTCTTCAAGGTGCGCATCTCGGAGGAGCCCAAGGACGTGCTCTCCGCCGAGCAGTACGCCGCTCTCACCGCCGGTAACTGA